The Xiphophorus hellerii strain 12219 chromosome 5, Xiphophorus_hellerii-4.1, whole genome shotgun sequence genome window below encodes:
- the pane1 gene encoding centromere protein M isoform X2, which translates to MDLLEEFVGGVHITIPPPQLVENEEQFQQNLADTLVEETAVTVNVRLAKSLPLPMENDESRPRIDLVVFIINLTSDKSFESAKASLKYLDPGYFLGKVCFVATNARHASVRTGCLDALRQLAVLLHCPLLFAEDQSPEGATSSARRLLTILKVASGLVPNTTALYLSSLTRCTMPPDIDQPSFD; encoded by the exons ATGGATTTACTGGAAGAGTTTGTGGGAGGGGTCCACATTACCATACCACCACCACAa CTGGTGGAGAATGAGGAGCAGTTTCAGCAGAACTTGGCAGATACCCTGGTGGAGGAGACGGCTGTAACCGTGAATGT GAGACTAGCCAAGAGTCTCCCACTTCCCATGGAGAACGATGAGAGTCGACCGAGGATCGACCTGGTGGTGTTCATCATTAATCTGACCTCGGACAAGAG TTTTGAGTCAGCAAAAGCTtctctgaaatatttagatCCTGGATATTTCCTTGGGAAAGTCTGCTTCGTGGCTACTAATG CTCGCCATGCCTCAGTCCGCACAGGGTGCCTGGATGCTCTCAGACAGCTTGCCGTCTTGCTCCACTGCCCTCTGTTGTTTGCTGAGGATCAG TCTCCTGAAGGAGCAACGAGTTCAGCGCGAAGACTGCTCACTATCCTCAAAGTGGCGTCTGGTCTCGTTCCGAACACTACCGCTCTGTACCTGTCCAGTCTGACCAGGTGCACCATGCCGCCGGACATCGACCAGCCAAGTTTCGATTAG
- the pane1 gene encoding centromere protein M isoform X1, whose amino-acid sequence MSLLKPFSKLPDLNTANILLVENEEQFQQNLADTLVEETAVTVNVRLAKSLPLPMENDESRPRIDLVVFIINLTSDKSFESAKASLKYLDPGYFLGKVCFVATNARHASVRTGCLDALRQLAVLLHCPLLFAEDQSPEGATSSARRLLTILKVASGLVPNTTALYLSSLTRCTMPPDIDQPSFD is encoded by the exons ATGTCTCTGTTAAAACCGTTCAGTAAACTTCCTGATCTGAATACGGCCAACATCCTG CTGGTGGAGAATGAGGAGCAGTTTCAGCAGAACTTGGCAGATACCCTGGTGGAGGAGACGGCTGTAACCGTGAATGT GAGACTAGCCAAGAGTCTCCCACTTCCCATGGAGAACGATGAGAGTCGACCGAGGATCGACCTGGTGGTGTTCATCATTAATCTGACCTCGGACAAGAG TTTTGAGTCAGCAAAAGCTtctctgaaatatttagatCCTGGATATTTCCTTGGGAAAGTCTGCTTCGTGGCTACTAATG CTCGCCATGCCTCAGTCCGCACAGGGTGCCTGGATGCTCTCAGACAGCTTGCCGTCTTGCTCCACTGCCCTCTGTTGTTTGCTGAGGATCAG TCTCCTGAAGGAGCAACGAGTTCAGCGCGAAGACTGCTCACTATCCTCAAAGTGGCGTCTGGTCTCGTTCCGAACACTACCGCTCTGTACCTGTCCAGTCTGACCAGGTGCACCATGCCGCCGGACATCGACCAGCCAAGTTTCGATTAG